The DNA sequence TTCATGATGATTTTTTAGGAGATGTGTTCTCCTTGTCTCTTGTTTGTACATTGAGTGAGCAGCTGTGCCATTCTGCCTCTCCCTCGTTTAACCTTTAGCCAATTCCTTTTGGATTGGATTATTGTTTGATTGTACATCCACTTTTTATGCATTTTCCCATTTGGAGTATTAGCCGTGTTGAATGGGAGTGAGTTGGACCATCGTAAATCATATTTAGGAATTACGAAAACCCGTGTGtttcatttattttttattgaGAAATTGTACAGTGGGCTGGTGGCTGTGAGCTTATTTGGTTGAATGGTACTTCTCCTTGGTCAATCATTGTAGCGATAGTGTTAAAAAAACAATGCTCATTTGTTTATTGGTTGGTTTCCAGGCTCAATTTCACTACATAGGACACAGGAGATCAGTTACTAGTTTTTGTTCATACTAAAGATGGAAAAGACCAACAATGATTTTCCTATAACTGGTGATGAAAAGACTGTGTTTCTGGCATTGGAATCAGGCGGCAGGAGATTTCAGCTTGCATGTTGAAATTATATATTTACTGTTTATTGCTGATCTTGCCTTTCTGATGATTTTTTTCTCTCTAACTCTCATTATTCTGAAAATAGCCTCAATTGGCGCTTCTGAATAAATAGCAAATTGTGTTTCTTGTAAAtcatatatatactatatagtGTATGGAAAAGCAATTGTCCTTTGGGGTCACTATGCCTTCAGTGATTTCCTACACGCTACTACTGTTATATCATACGACATAATTCTTGTAATTTTGTTTCTTGTAAATCATATAGTCAGCAATTGAGGATTAATAACTATTTCCAATGTTTCCAGGATAGCACATTTAGTGTTGAGGAGTGGGAAGCTATCTTGGAACTACTGTCAGTTGTAATCGAGCTGATTTGGAGAAGCGAGATTGTCTCAATTTTTAACTATGTCAGATTCAATTCGAAAGATCTCTTTTCCTGTAACATGTTCCTGATTGTGAATGAAACATTTCTAACAACTACAGAAGTGATTTGGTACCCATTTTGTGATTGTAATTGAGCTATTCTCCTGTACAAAGTGGAGCTAATTGACAATGTTTATTCTCGTAACTATCTCATAGTAAATGAATTCGACATTATAGTAACTAGTTATATTGAAATTAAGGTAACCACGTTCTATGGTAAATTGATCTTGACATTATAGTAACTAGTTAATTGAAATTGCTTGACTCTAAATTATATGGTGACCAAGTATTCTCGTAACCTGACCAAGTATTCTCCCATCCTAATTACCGTTTTGGAACATTTAAAATATCGTAACTATTTTTGTTGTAAGCGTTTTGTGGTAAACTTACCACGTAGCCTTGGGAGTTGGGAGCATGACACCACGTTCAACTTTTTAGGTTCTCGTAAATGCTAGCAAGCACTCTTGTAGGTTCTCAGGTTCACGTAAATGCTACTTTCTGGTTCTCTGTAATACCGCTAGCAGTTTCAAAAAGATATGACCGCTAATTGCTACGCTAATGCCGCTCAGCATCTTTAGTAAATGCGCTCACGAGATCAGGCAATGATTACTCACGTAAATCTGGGCAGAGGATCTGTTGCGTGGTTGAATGACCGGACCGGCCGCAGAGTGACTCAACTGTCTGGCTTGGCTACAAAATAAGGTATTCtacagctatatatatatatatatatatatatatatatatatatatatatatatatatatataatgtgtgTGTATGCATCTGTACAAACTAGGGCATCAAATAGTCACAATCTTGTAGCATTTTTACTTTCGTTGCTTGATAATTTCTAACATAACTACTATGTATACTTCAACCATGAGTACCATGCTACGAATTCATTGATAAAGTCTTTAATTTGACACACATGAGCAAGTCATAACTCTACATACCcatcatgtttataaaatggaACATATATGATGTGGCTAAGGCTTTGCCATGTATAAAGGTGAAGTTATCATGTATATCATTCCACATGTATCTAGATAACTCCATGAGAAAAGGGCACTTTTTAGCATGTAGTGGAAAGCATCTTGCCAACACAGACCATATAATCCAATGAAACTAAGAACTAAGTGTTAAAATTGACTAGGCGCCATGTCATCTCAAGCTCATCTATTGTTTGGCAAAATCCGAGATCTAAACAGATATACATGAGTTCTCATTTGTATAAATTGGCCCCAAACCAGAAGTCAATCCCTCACCCATATCATTGAGAGCAATCTGAAACTTGCCAACTCAAACACACTAGCTACATCTTAGCAACAATGGCTGCCAAGATATTTTCCATCCTTTTGCTCCTTGCTCTTTCAGTGAGCGCTACAACTGCGTTCATTATTCCGCAGTGCTCACTGGCTCCTACCAATGCTATTTCACAGTTACTCCCACCAGTTTCTGTTGCAGCGTACGAACACCCAGTTGTAAGGGCATATAGGCTACAACAGGCACTCACGGCGAGCATATTACAACAACCAATTGCTCAATTGCAACAACAATCCTCAGCTCATCTAATAGTACAGACCATTGCAGCGCAGCTGCAGCAACAACAGTTCCTACAAGCTCTTAATCAACTAGCTATAGCGAACCCTGTCGCCTACTTGCAACAACAGCTATTTCCTCTAAACCCATTGGCTGCAACGAATGCCGTTGCATACCTGCAGCAACAACAGCTGCAACAGTTCCTACCAGCACTCAATCAACTAGCACTAGCAGTCCCTGCCACATACTTGCAACAGCAACAGCTGCTTCCTCTAAACCCATTTGCTACAACGAACTCTGTTGCATACCTTCAACAACAACAGCTGCAACAGCTTTTGCCAGCATTCAGTCAACTAGCATTGGCAAACCCTGCCGCCTACTTCCAGCAACTACTTCCATTCAACCAACCCGCTGTGGCAAACATCGCTGCCtacctgcaacaacaacaaccgcATCTATTTAACCAGTTCGCTGTTACAAACGCTGCAGCCTACTACCAGCAACAGCAGCGCCTGACAGTTAACCCATTGGCAGTGGCTAACCCATTGGCTGCCGCCTtcctacaacaacaacaatggctgCCATTCAACCAGATGTCTTTGGTGAACCCTGCCTTGTCATTGCAGCAACCCATCTTTGGAGGTGACATCTTCTAAATTACAAATGAGTTGTACTTGATAACAAAGTTCTCATGTGGGCATGTGCAACTTCCCAATAATAATCAATATTTTGATTGAGATTTTTCTGTGTTCCTTATTTATTTTCTCTATTTTGAAAACATCAAATCATAACTACAAACACATGCTTGATTAATACGTAGACAATTCCACATTACATCATCGATCTCAAGATGTGCTAGCTTGGCCTCCTAAATGTTCTCATTTGGCAATGTGCGTGGGTGTTCGTAAGACAGATTGATGCGAGATACATGCATGTAGTTGAGTTCTTAGATCTATGGGCATGTTTTTTAAGAAATTCATAGGCACATATGCTTTGACCATTGTATTTCGAATTAGGTACACGTAAAACACAATAGAAGTTCATGAATCAACATGTATATGTGTGGCCAAAGTTGTTATGCGAAGTCATACCTCTTAATTATTGTTTTAGTAAACatttggtgcatatgtttttatCTATGTGCAAAATTGTTCAAGACACCATAATAGTATAGACAAACAAGGAAATCATTAGAGTCCCTGAACTTGACTAGGCCAAGGACATTAAATAATCAATTGATCCCTACTATTAACAATTTCAAAGTTTGTAACAACAAAGTATGATACTCTGTCCCAAAAAAATATGATGAACGTGAAGTTTGATATCCCACGAATAAGTTAAAGCAATTTCTCTATGGAGCACCAAACTTGCATGAAATTGGTTGCTCAATACGGTAGCTCACTTTTCTGACCACCTCCATAAATCATTTTGGACCGcctccaaaaaaaattttgtaTTAGTGAGCCGTAGAAATTGCTATATGAGTTGAGACTCAATTTTAGTTGATCTAGCCACCAAAGTGCTTAGTGAAATATTTGGTGATTAGCGTAGGTGCTTTGCCAAGTGCTTGGGTTAATTACACCACCGCTTGCACGCACCATTGTTGTACCTGGCAAGGCTTGTAAGTCATGTGAGACCACACTAACCGCGTTTGTGGTGTTGCCGCCACCATGTATGGAGGAAACAAGGCCCGTGACGTTTCGGCCGGAAGATTGACAGTAAAGACGGCAGGGAGCGGTCTAGGAGAGGCTTGCTAGAAGTCACACCGAAGACCCACTTGTGCATGGGGAAGGCCCGAGGCTATCCACGGAGTTTTCGTCCGGGACCTTGGTCCTTGCGATGGCTCCAACAAGGACTAGGGGAAGCTTGCAGCACTTCTCTATACCTCAGTGAAAATACCAATGTCGTCGACAGGGAGTTTGCATCCCTATCGCCCTTTTGCCTTCCGCATTAATATTGCTACCTTGGTTGTGTGATTTACTTTCCTAGCTTAGTTGATAGGATTGGATCCTAGGTTGTGTAATTCTTTTGTGGTAGATATAGCAACACACACTAATGAACACGAGTTTGTGTGTCCTCTCTCGACTTCTTGGCGAAAGTTGTCCTCAATCTACTTTAGTAGTTGTTCATTCAAAAATCTCATTTCCTATGGAAAATAATTATTAAGTGTACATAAACAATGTTTTACAGATGCCTCTGTTTTTTCAAGAGACAGGCTccgcttctaaaaggttgtttttgagatGGTACATCTCTAGAAATAATTAACTATGAAACCTCCTTAATATAAGGTTATAACGGTGGACATGTAGAGGCCATTCTAATATTGGAACTCTCCAATCACACGCTACGGAACAATCAGCAATAACTCACAGGAAAATGAAAATCTGATagtgataaaaaaaattattattcAAACTACATGTCATCGATTGAACAGGATGGACAAGCTAGGGATATTTTTCCGCTGTGTCGGAACTGAACACCGCTTTCATTCTCAACAGCGACACATTCAGCAATCAGCAGCAATACAATATAACATTATTAACATAGTTCCTCGGTCATAAGCTTAGCTAGGACATGGATCATATTATCTTAAACCAATTAATTAAGGGCACTAATTAGTTAACTTAACAacataagttcgtgcatgcttTCTACAAGATGGTCATTCCACAAGGATTTAACCTAGTGCACACATAAAGTTAATACTCACTTCGCCCTGAATGAATCAACTTTTGTAGTTGTCCTATATTATACTTAAAAAAGTTTAGCCAAATTTAATGAATATAAGATAAAACATGAAATATGTGCCGTCAGAGGTGgagtgtaatacccgattttaaggacaaaatcagatatgcaccatatgtgagtttcagaagtcaaatctcacatatagctataaataagaggtaatatcaaaagacaatgcaaaaatatataacgtacttagtataaaagagataacctttgatagcaaacaacggatagacaactccaaactccgggtattaacttcactctacaggatccaactgactggttgatcacaagcctaaacttctcatgaggtttgggggaaaatagcaagagtgagtccatgtcgaactccacaagtatagcaagtaGATTGTAtaactcccacaatctcatgatcaatgtgacataaataatgtaaagcattaaacaataagtaatgagcatatttaacacacaagaatcatcacccttaatgtagatgtccccaaggccgcttctgaccgtgagctcggctagtatactagttttaacactctgcagaggttgtacatctttacccatgagtcatgatttaccctttcgcccgaggtgatcagcctcttaacccacttccaaggaaggtcggcagggatcactatgaagcctttcaaaagttcgtctaacatgttagggccgtaaggtttcctttgcgcgcaaatatagagccccccttccgatggcacaatgacgcgcagcctatacacatacagacagaggccacactataccaaaacggttcagcccctccgccctttcgggtaacctctaacaagctagaaaaggtcttcatactgagctaaagccagagccattatagccctcatggttgcactgttgtcccgggtgatcacgtacggacaaaatcatcaagtggctaaaaagtcatttttattgtttattacttaacattaatctagtcacaagatcatggtcacagaaataaaatccaaatgctatacttgccttaatccaaatgctcttgctgacCTCattggtcttactagttgtccaaggctctgatcttgatcactgaagcactcttgatcaccacgaattgctcaccgactaattccgatcatcgatcacaaacatacggcaacaaacatacacgaagcaaacaaggctacaattagaacagtacaccaatcacataaaaacagtatgaaaagtttataaaaagattctacgcatcgctacgatctcacagacgtaaagatcacgaaaatcagagttaaaagatatgatttttctaagattttttttagaaaagaatttaattaattaaagtcactaaaataaaaagtttcaaactgagtaaacaattttactaacatgtagagctcataatTATGAACCTAACGTAATTTGAATGGAATAAAACGGTGttcaaacggagaagatattgcctaaacaaactagtgtattttctttgtatttctagatttgtttttctaaagaaaaacgGCAACAAAATTTATACACGTCATCACCgcatcatcatgacatcatggagCTCACAATGAGCGCACGGGGAGGCTTCCTTACCTGGCGACCTGGAATCGTAGAGAAATCTCTCGACGAACTCACCTGCACCGATCGTAAATCGTCGTGTAGAGCATCAGGTAGTCCTCATCAAAGCTGAACTGCGGCTCGAGCTTGCCCTCAGGATGTTCTTGAGCTTTGGCGGTGCTCTTCTGCAAGAACTCCCACCCCTGCTCCAGATCTGCTTGTGCATCGCCATCACTCCCCAGCTGCAGCCGGCTCAGCACGGCGTGGTACGTAGGCGCGTAGGGGTTCCACCGGAGAGGGCAACCGGATCAACTGCAAGGGGTAACGCCCGGAGACGTAGGCGGTTGGCCTCGGCGTGGGCGGCGGCTTCCGCAAAGACAGGACGTGATGCTGAAAGAGATCGATGCCCTAGATGAACATGACGTATATATACGCTCGGTTTGGATCAAGTTTGACTAGGTttacaatttattatttttggaaTATTTAATTTCATAGCTAAAAATAATTATTCTAGAGAATCTAGAATTACTATTTAGCCGCGGAAAATACTTcgaaagctccaaaaattcaaAGCAAaatctcagagatattatataACAtgagaaacccaaataaagtatttggagatcatgataagataatttgaaATATCTAagaattagattatgctcacggaAAAAGGCCGGAAAATTTTCTGAGAAGTtcgtagagattgcttgatggacaaGAAACTGAAAGGAGTAACTTAGGTATGAAAGAAAAAGATTCCGAGAGACTCTGAATGAAATCTTGAGCTGAGAgacaaggaatttgattgtagaaaaaaatataaatatatgccgaagaaggaagatcgatctaataaacgtattttaaatatttttctcactatcaacacacaaaggagcaacaagtatcacatcaaaacatatgcaccagcatgtatgcataataatattgctaagccttatgataaattttaatttaatgaaaaatattatttttcctatattttcatgagcacaaaaatataaaattaaataattttatctatatttcagaaggagtaaattttagggtgttacatggaGAGAGTAATAAGATATGCAGTTGGGATGAAAACAATAATAATCTACAACCTCCAATGATATGTGTATACCAACTAGCAGCTTTTACAAGATGGATCCGAAATGACCATTGACCAAAACAAGAAAAGTGAAAGCTAAAGTTTGCTATGCTGCTTATACCTTACGGGGGAAAACATAATGCGCTACCAACAAATTATTGAAGCAGTGCGTAGGGTAGGAAGCAACTTAATAATAACCTACCAGCATCAGGCCATGATAATAACTGAAAAATCCTCAGTGGCTATTAACATTCTACTGCAAACATATGGCATAGTAAGCCGACACAGATATTGACAGATTTGAACCAATTGACTGTCACTGCTACATCTTCTGTCCAAAAAACTAAGGAAATAAGTTCAAGTTAAGGGAAGTTCAGTCAAAGAGGTAAAAATATCAACATCAACCACATGACCACATCACTCAAAGAGGTAAatcataaatatatatttcaCAATAACCTAGATAATGGAATGATGCTGATTCGATATCCTAAATTTAGCTGCTCTTTtatataaacttggtcaaattaaGGGAAGTTCAGTTTAGGACGACAAACTCAAATTCCTTTCATTTCAATACAGGTAAGAAGGAATGGTGGCAAGAGATAGTGCATTTTTTTAGAACACTGATGCATATGGCAATTGTGAAGATTGGTACGTAAATGATTGCAGCATGCGTAAGAACAGAAAAGAAGTGATGATCTTGCAAACCACAACGCATTGTTAAAGAAGAATAAAGTAATGCAACTTTCTGATGCCAGTGCTGATTCTTCCACTGTACAGCTTCAATTTTTAAGACATACTGTATTAATGTTGGGCATAGTCACAGACTCACGTTTAATTAGTTGCTACAAGAGATGACGAGCTATAAGCACGCACATAAAGCATAGGTAAATACTCCCTCCTTTTCAAATTATATAAGATGTTTTGGTTTTTCTTGTTACATTAATTTTACTATGCATCTaaacatagtgtatatctaagtgcatagcaaaagctattgTATCTAAAAAAgctaaaacatcttataatttggaacggagggagtagataATAGACTAGACAGATAGATACATAGACCTGAAATGACCAAACCAACACAAGCAAGAGCTAATAAGTTTACTATGTTGCTGATATCCACCTTTCGCAGAAAAAGGTAATCCACtctatttatatataaaaaaatggaACATAGATCAGTACGCAGAGAAAAGATTATTAATAAGAATATTTTTACAAGGATACCGTCACATGATGCAGACCAGGACTGGTGGTGTAATCAACATAAATCCAACACAAACAAGTTTCTCTTATCAAGACAAATCCAACGTCCCCATGTTTTATTTGCAAAGACACAACAGACAAACTGCAACAGGCTAACATCAAAAGCACATGATAACTTGATTTCAGTTGTAGCTTACTAGCTTAGATGGAACATAAAACATCATACAACACAGATGCGTACCATAGGTAGCAACTGAGATTATAACTTAATGCAGTAGCATAGAAACACACAGATAGATTTGAATCGGTTGACTCATCACTCTACATCCTACTAACGAGAGATTTGAGTTTCTCCTAAGTCAACCATCCTATATATGTTTGAACAGGCTAATACTATATTAACATATTCCACATCAATcaaaaaggtaaaaaaaaaGAGTAAGCTCTGGAAGTACCGATCTTGCAATGTTCCACAACGAAAACACATGCTTATAAAAGAATAAAGTAATGCGACTTTCTGATGCACATGTACAGTACTGATGCTTCTATGAATAAGAATCACATAAGAATATATATCCGCACAACCCACAACCCAGGAAGCGACAAGCTTACCATTATATATTATACATAGATACCAATGACGACAGGCACCAATAATTAACTAACTTACCAGCATCAGTCATCATATCATAGTTTAATTGGTTGTTGCAGGATCCCATAAGCATTACTATTAATAAACAACACAATCCCAACATAACACATAACTTGGTCCACACACATAAAGCATATAGTTAGTAGATCAcattatagatagatagatagacagaTAACAAGCAGCCAGATTTCAGCATCTCATCAAGTTTTGAAGAAAACACCTTCCTTCCTCTCAGTCCTCCGAGAGGACACCATCCATGGTAGGTCCAGCAGCCAAGGcaaaatcatcatcatcatcttcgtcCCCCTCTGCGACAACACCGTCCATGGGTCCAAAAGCCACGGCATACAATTCATCCTCTTCCAAAGCCTTGCGGAGCTCAACGCCCCGCGCGATGTAGTCCTCGTCGACCTCCACGTAGCCCTTCTCCTTGAACTCGGCGCACACCCAGGCGTGGAAGCTCTCGACGCTGGCGGCACACTCCATGGATTGCTCGACGAGCTCCCGCTGGAGCTTTGTGGTCCTTTCGACCTCGTCCAGGGTGAAGGCAGGGTTGCTCATCATCCTGGCGTAGAGCTCGTCGGGGTCCTCGTGGACCTCCGGCTTCCAGGACATGACGAAGTCAATGTACTCCTGCGATAGCCTCATACCGCCTTCCTTGCCAGCAGTGTCGGCTTCCGCGGCCACCGCCAAGGTCACATCACCAGCTTGCTTCTCCATCTTGGTGACACCTCCcgcagcagaggcagctccaggCTTCTTCGCCTCGAAGGAGGTGGCCGCCGCCTTCAACTTGGAGAGATTCTTCACCGGAGGAACCTTGCCCACCTTCCTCCCGGTCGCCACCGCATCCTTCGGTACTCGAACGTCACCGGCCCGGATCCCCGCCTCCTTCTTCACCCCATGACCCTTGACCACCTTCCTCCCGGTGGCCGCCGCATCCCTCGACACGCGAACATACCGCATCGGCAGATCCCCCTCGCCGGATGCACCCTCATCAACGGATCTGCTCCCCCGCGCCGCCTTCACGCTCGTGATGCCGCGCTTCATCTAATCGCCCTCGCCGGATCTCACTCGCCGGGATCTCACCGACGATTTGGGGACGGATCCTTGCAATTTGGAACCCTAGGTTTcgatggatatatatatatatatatatatatatatatatatatatatatatatatatatatatatatatatatatatatatatatgctgaggGGGCAGTCGGGCTCGGGCTGAAGCGTTCGGTCCGAGTCGGACTGGGCTCCACACGAACCTTCAAACTCTGAGCTGGGCCCAACCTTTTCCCTAGAATCCGCATAGAGTTGACAACTGCGTAAGGTCATCCGCAATGgttatcaaatagctagctaaGAGGAATTCTATTGGCTCTTAATAGCACTTTACAAATAGCTAATGAGatgatgtataaaaataataaaaaagtagcactctcattggctatcgaggagagagatcaaatagctagcgacttcctaatagctagcgactcataAATAGCTAATCTAGCACGATCTTCTAGAAATAACTCTCTCACAATACTCTCTACGATAGCTAGCAACTTTCTAATAGCTAGTGACATCCTAAGCTAGCTATTTGCAAATTGTCATTGAGAGCCAATAACATTCTTCctagagatcaaatagctagcaaTTTGAATACCATTGCGGACGccctaagagcaagtattataatatagccagctgctggctgtaagatttctttatagccttcttgcagcccacccatataatggttagctcatcactattaatacatggcacACTTGTCTGTGTCAtagatttttttggtttttgtatctgagccggctgtaagcttgcagcccgcttttactctctttcctcttctctctcctccacatcagcatttagctggcttacagcctgctataatacttgctctaaatCATCATATCTGAATTAGAGGAAACCTTCTTCTTGGCCATCTTGTTCCTATTTTTCCAGATATTCCATGCCAAACCTGCAAATAAGAACA is a window from the Sorghum bicolor cultivar BTx623 chromosome 5, Sorghum_bicolor_NCBIv3, whole genome shotgun sequence genome containing:
- the LOC8066727 gene encoding 22 kDa alpha-zein 14; its protein translation is MAAKIFSILLLLALSVSATTAFIIPQCSLAPTNAISQLLPPVSVAAYEHPVVRAYRLQQALTASILQQPIAQLQQQSSAHLIVQTIAAQLQQQQFLQALNQLAIANPVAYLQQQLFPLNPLAATNAVAYLQQQQLQQFLPALNQLALAVPATYLQQQQLLPLNPFATTNSVAYLQQQQLQQLLPAFSQLALANPAAYFQQLLPFNQPAVANIAAYLQQQQPHLFNQFAVTNAAAYYQQQQRLTVNPLAVANPLAAAFLQQQQWLPFNQMSLVNPALSLQQPIFGGDIF